A region from the Cellvibrio sp. PSBB006 genome encodes:
- a CDS encoding four-helix bundle copper-binding protein, whose product MARGSYSAKDICRLCAEICQKCGDICSKHDPAHCKECAKACHKCASECRKMAA is encoded by the coding sequence ATGGCGCGCGGCAGCTACTCAGCCAAGGATATCTGCCGCCTTTGTGCAGAAATTTGTCAAAAGTGTGGCGATATCTGTAGCAAGCATGATCCGGCTCATTGTAAGGAATGCGCCAAGGCGTGCCACAAATGCGCCAGTGAGTGTCGGAAGATGGCTGCATAA
- a CDS encoding phosphoribosyltransferase: MKSLANRSTAGQALATRLTRYRNNENVIVLGLPRGGVPVAYEIALSLHVPLDVLVVRKLGLPRHKEFAMGAIAHGGVRILNEEIIRSYRITDDIIEYVAEIEAKELKRREQIYREDRPWPSLRDHCVILVDDGLATGASMRAAIEAVQLAGADEVVMAVPVASTRTLNELAKWTDETACLLTPDPFYFVGQWYENFDQVSDEAVVRLLALARSNQMHGAKQAVRYPPKLAS, encoded by the coding sequence ATGAAATCACTTGCCAACCGAAGCACTGCCGGCCAGGCACTTGCCACGCGCTTGACCCGATATCGCAACAATGAAAATGTCATTGTCCTGGGACTTCCGCGCGGCGGCGTGCCGGTTGCCTATGAAATTGCGCTGAGTTTGCACGTACCGTTGGATGTTCTGGTGGTACGCAAACTCGGATTACCACGACACAAAGAGTTCGCTATGGGCGCTATTGCCCACGGTGGTGTGCGCATCCTGAATGAAGAAATTATTCGCTCTTATCGGATTACCGATGACATCATCGAATACGTTGCTGAAATTGAAGCAAAAGAATTAAAACGACGTGAACAGATTTATCGTGAAGACCGCCCCTGGCCTTCCCTGCGCGATCACTGCGTTATTCTGGTGGATGATGGCCTGGCCACGGGCGCCAGCATGCGTGCAGCTATTGAGGCGGTGCAACTGGCGGGGGCAGACGAGGTTGTCATGGCGGTTCCGGTAGCCTCTACCCGCACGCTGAATGAGTTGGCCAAATGGACCGATGAAACCGCATGCTTGCTGACACCCGATCCATTTTATTTTGTCGGGCAGTGGTACGAAAATTTTGATCAGGTCAGCGATGAAGCCGTTGTGCGCTTACTGGCGCTGGCAAGATCCAATCAGATGCACGGAGCCAAACAGGCCGTTCGTTATCCGCCGAAATTGGCATCCTGA
- a CDS encoding putative porin, translated as MKLKTLVATMALTCASSVALAQNYNFEVGVNYTDVDYDAGGNDDFFGVYGEYHFQEVRPGNNPLAEAAFINRSSNAYVIGNNDLDVVTAGVEFYIPDTIFYGAAEIKREDYDGSSTENDWGVRLGLTPITGLLVWTEYYDEPGYDANIHAKYVVPLGGGNFVNVEGGYADYDENDVFDVAADFYFDRTFSVGAGYVDYDYDDGFLLRTRKFFTPEISAELAYTKFDIADTITIGASFRF; from the coding sequence ATGAAACTCAAAACTTTAGTAGCAACCATGGCGCTGACCTGTGCATCCAGTGTTGCACTGGCCCAGAACTATAACTTCGAAGTGGGTGTGAACTACACCGACGTCGACTACGATGCTGGCGGGAACGACGACTTTTTTGGTGTCTACGGAGAGTACCATTTTCAGGAAGTCCGCCCAGGTAACAATCCGTTAGCTGAAGCTGCTTTCATTAACAGATCAAGCAATGCTTACGTGATTGGTAATAATGACCTGGACGTAGTAACAGCAGGCGTTGAGTTTTATATTCCTGACACCATTTTTTACGGCGCCGCTGAAATCAAACGCGAAGATTATGACGGTTCGTCAACTGAGAATGACTGGGGCGTACGCCTGGGTTTAACGCCCATCACCGGTTTACTGGTGTGGACCGAGTATTACGATGAGCCCGGCTACGATGCCAACATCCATGCAAAATATGTCGTGCCCCTGGGTGGCGGCAACTTCGTTAATGTAGAAGGTGGTTACGCCGACTACGATGAAAACGATGTATTTGATGTAGCAGCTGATTTCTACTTTGACAGAACCTTCAGCGTTGGCGCTGGCTACGTGGATTATGATTACGACGATGGCTTCCTGTTGCGCACGCGTAAATTCTTCACACCGGAAATCAGTGCTGAATTAGCCTATACCAAATTTGATATTGCAGACACCATTACCATTGGTGCGAGCTTCCGCTTCTAA
- a CDS encoding symmetrical bis(5'-nucleosyl)-tetraphosphatase, producing MSIYAIGDIQGCLEPLQCLLKKIQFNSDKDRLWIAGDLINRGPDSLGVMRLLYAMHDNISMVLGNHDLHFLAVALGHRKAGKSDTLAELMQARDCEDFMHWLLTGKLLHHDPQLGYTMVHAGIPPQWDLQQAINLAREVEQVLQSEHLASYLATMYGNVPNIWNDALTGEARWRVITNYFTRMRFCTAEGELELETKTEAAEAPPGFLPWFAHDNRKTKNNKIIFGHWAALNGQAETTNVYALDTACVWGGSLTAMRLDDEKMFSCECS from the coding sequence ATGAGCATCTATGCCATCGGCGATATACAAGGTTGTTTGGAACCACTGCAATGCTTACTGAAAAAAATCCAGTTCAATTCCGACAAGGATCGTTTATGGATAGCGGGCGATTTAATTAATCGCGGACCCGATTCGCTCGGCGTTATGCGTCTTTTGTATGCGATGCACGATAACATTTCCATGGTGCTGGGCAATCACGATCTCCATTTTTTGGCGGTCGCACTGGGTCATCGAAAAGCGGGCAAGTCGGATACCTTAGCTGAACTAATGCAAGCCAGGGATTGTGAAGATTTTATGCATTGGTTACTCACTGGCAAGCTGTTGCATCACGACCCGCAACTGGGTTACACCATGGTTCATGCCGGCATCCCGCCCCAATGGGATCTGCAACAGGCTATCAATCTTGCGAGGGAAGTCGAACAGGTGTTACAGAGTGAACACCTTGCATCCTATCTCGCCACGATGTACGGCAATGTACCGAACATCTGGAACGATGCACTGACCGGTGAAGCGCGTTGGCGAGTGATCACCAATTATTTTACACGCATGCGCTTCTGCACCGCCGAGGGTGAATTGGAGCTGGAAACCAAAACCGAGGCTGCTGAAGCTCCACCTGGATTTCTTCCCTGGTTTGCACATGACAATCGAAAAACAAAAAATAATAAAATTATTTTTGGTCATTGGGCTGCACTGAATGGCCAGGCAGAAACCACCAATGTTTACGCACTGGACACTGCCTGCGTCTGGGGTGGCTCCTTAACGGCTATGCGCCTTGATGATGAAAAAATGTTTAGCTGTGAATGCTCATAA
- the apaG gene encoding Co2+/Mg2+ efflux protein ApaG, translated as MNTPIHITVQTSYIAAQSRPDIQRFVYSYTITITNHSDSNAQLISRHWRIKDARENLQEVKGLGVVGEQPLLAPGASYTYTSGVILETETGMMEGSYQMRRDDGTTFDTPIPIFALVPPHAMH; from the coding sequence ATGAATACACCAATTCACATCACCGTACAAACCAGTTACATCGCTGCACAGTCCCGTCCGGACATTCAGCGGTTCGTATATTCCTATACGATCACCATTACCAACCACAGCGACAGCAACGCCCAATTGATCAGCCGCCACTGGCGGATCAAGGATGCCAGGGAAAATCTTCAGGAAGTCAAAGGGCTTGGTGTCGTTGGCGAGCAGCCCTTATTGGCGCCCGGGGCAAGTTATACCTACACCAGCGGTGTTATTCTGGAAACAGAAACCGGCATGATGGAAGGTAGCTACCAGATGCGCCGCGATGATGGCACTACCTTTGACACACCCATTCCGATTTTCGCATTAGTGCCACCTCACGCGATGCATTAA
- the rsmA gene encoding 16S rRNA (adenine(1518)-N(6)/adenine(1519)-N(6))-dimethyltransferase RsmA yields the protein MAKFHNNEAPHRARKRFGQNFLIDHGVIREIVRAVHPRSDDCIVEIGPGKGAITELLADACQHLRVIELDRDLVPWLKVKFEKHPDFQLFQTDALQFDFAQLVQDNQPLRIVGNLPYNISTPLIFHLLSYSTQVADMHFMLQKEVVKRMAAQPGDSAYGRLGIMVQYYCAVEDLFEVPPTAFDPAPKVDSAIVRLVPHQVLPYVAHNIKTLERLVNVAFQQRRKTLRNALKQWVPSNILDELSIDTNARAENLSLATFVELSNTLDARGLSDIDKPLATS from the coding sequence ATGGCAAAGTTTCACAACAACGAAGCGCCCCATCGCGCACGCAAACGTTTCGGGCAGAACTTTTTGATCGATCACGGTGTGATTCGCGAAATTGTCCGCGCCGTTCATCCGCGTTCAGATGATTGCATTGTGGAGATTGGTCCCGGCAAAGGGGCGATCACTGAATTACTGGCCGACGCCTGCCAACACCTGCGCGTGATTGAACTGGATCGCGACCTGGTGCCCTGGTTGAAAGTGAAATTTGAAAAACATCCCGATTTTCAATTATTTCAAACCGATGCCCTGCAATTTGATTTTGCGCAGCTGGTGCAAGATAACCAACCACTGCGTATTGTCGGCAACCTGCCCTACAATATTTCCACACCCTTGATTTTTCACTTGCTGAGTTACAGCACACAAGTGGCTGACATGCATTTTATGCTGCAAAAAGAAGTGGTGAAGCGTATGGCTGCTCAGCCCGGCGACAGTGCTTACGGGCGTCTGGGCATCATGGTGCAGTACTATTGTGCCGTAGAAGATTTATTTGAAGTGCCGCCCACGGCCTTTGATCCGGCACCGAAGGTGGACTCAGCCATTGTTCGGCTGGTACCGCATCAGGTTTTGCCGTATGTTGCGCATAATATTAAAACCCTGGAACGCTTGGTCAATGTCGCCTTCCAGCAACGGCGCAAGACCTTGCGTAACGCACTCAAACAATGGGTGCCGTCCAACATTCTGGACGAATTATCTATCGACACAAATGCACGGGCGGAAAACCTGTCACTGGCGACGTTTGTTGAGTTAAGCAACACGCTGGATGCGCGCGGCCTTTCCGACATCGACAAACCCTTGGCAACGTCATGA
- the pdxA gene encoding 4-hydroxythreonine-4-phosphate dehydrogenase PdxA: protein MNPPCLRIALTPGEPAGIGPDLAIMLAQDAQVHEIVAIADPQLLQERAQAMGLPLRLREINPAEKPIASRAGELAVLPVALAENAIPGKLDSRNANYILNTLDAAIEGCVAGTFAALVTGPVHKSVINDAGIPFSGHTEYLAEKTHTPKVVMMLATRGLRVALATTHLPLKDVAAAINPDELTQVIRILHRDLQQQFGIAEPRIYVCGLNPHAGEGGHLGREEIEIIEPTLNTLRGEGITLIGPLPADTLFTPKYLDNADAVLAMYHDQGLPVLKYKGFGQAVNITLGLPIIRTSVDHGTALDLAATGKADSGSLHTALAYAIDMVQARAAR from the coding sequence ATGAACCCTCCCTGTTTACGCATAGCACTCACCCCTGGCGAACCCGCCGGCATTGGGCCGGATCTGGCCATCATGCTCGCGCAGGATGCCCAGGTACATGAAATTGTCGCCATCGCTGATCCACAGCTGTTGCAGGAGCGCGCGCAGGCGATGGGCTTACCCTTGCGCTTGCGTGAAATTAATCCGGCGGAAAAACCCATTGCCTCACGCGCGGGCGAGTTGGCAGTGTTACCGGTGGCGCTTGCTGAAAACGCCATCCCGGGAAAACTTGACAGTCGCAACGCAAATTACATTCTCAACACGCTGGATGCCGCCATCGAGGGTTGCGTGGCCGGCACCTTTGCTGCGCTGGTCACCGGCCCCGTACATAAAAGTGTGATCAATGATGCAGGCATTCCGTTCAGCGGACACACGGAATATCTCGCGGAAAAAACCCATACGCCCAAGGTTGTGATGATGCTGGCCACCCGTGGCTTGCGCGTGGCCTTAGCGACAACGCACCTGCCGTTAAAAGATGTAGCCGCCGCGATTAACCCCGATGAACTCACCCAGGTGATTCGGATTTTGCACCGCGATTTGCAACAACAATTCGGTATCGCTGAGCCACGCATTTATGTGTGCGGGCTGAACCCGCATGCGGGGGAAGGCGGTCATCTGGGGCGCGAGGAAATCGAGATTATTGAGCCCACACTCAACACCTTGCGCGGTGAAGGCATTACCTTGATCGGCCCGCTGCCCGCCGATACATTATTTACACCGAAATACCTGGATAATGCCGACGCGGTTCTGGCGATGTACCATGACCAGGGGTTACCGGTTCTAAAATACAAAGGGTTTGGTCAGGCGGTAAATATCACGCTGGGGCTGCCCATCATCCGCACTTCCGTGGATCATGGTACAGCGCTGGATCTCGCCGCCACAGGCAAAGCGGATTCCGGCAGCCTGCATACCGCACTCGCTTACGCTATTGATATGGTCCAGGCACGCGCGGCACGGTGA
- a CDS encoding peptidylprolyl isomerase, with protein sequence MKKNLLKRFISTSFIGGLLLLNAGFSAAQTVMLDRVVAIVDEDLVLESELKTRTASVLERLQAQYNQLPPKEVLEKQILEQLILERVQLQLAQRYDIDPSAEEVDQAIARIAQRNQMTMEQLAADLQRQNLSLDELRQQIKTELTINQLQQGVVNSRIRVTEQEIDNFLESTDGKFATSPDFHLGHILIAVSGSADPAMVSAAEKEAQDIYNKLKKGGDFEQLAISHSNDQSALQGGDIGWRKLAQLPELFAKKLETLGTGEVTEPFRSGAGFHILKNIEQRGGGAQLVEQTKARHILVKTSEIMDDSQARAKLAALKKRIENGEDFAKLARENSEDTGSMLSGGDLGWSMPGMFVPAFEETMKETAVGEISEPFKSQYGWHILQVQERRQEDMSEQMKRNQASNLIRSRRFDEEFQSWLTQIREEAYVEIKI encoded by the coding sequence AGACTTGGTGCTGGAGAGCGAACTCAAGACCCGCACCGCTTCCGTACTGGAACGATTGCAAGCCCAGTACAACCAGCTGCCGCCCAAAGAAGTGCTGGAGAAACAAATTCTTGAGCAGCTGATTCTTGAGCGCGTCCAACTCCAACTCGCGCAACGTTACGACATTGACCCCAGCGCCGAAGAAGTTGACCAGGCGATTGCGCGCATTGCCCAACGCAACCAGATGACCATGGAACAATTAGCGGCGGATTTGCAACGGCAAAATTTGTCTCTGGATGAGTTGCGTCAGCAAATCAAAACCGAACTGACCATCAATCAGTTGCAACAAGGTGTGGTTAACAGCCGCATCCGTGTGACTGAACAGGAAATTGATAACTTCCTGGAATCCACTGATGGCAAATTTGCTACGTCACCGGATTTTCACCTCGGCCACATTTTGATTGCGGTATCCGGCTCTGCTGATCCGGCGATGGTCAGCGCGGCAGAAAAAGAAGCGCAGGACATTTATAACAAATTGAAAAAAGGTGGTGACTTTGAACAGCTCGCCATCAGCCATTCCAATGACCAAAGTGCTCTGCAAGGTGGTGACATCGGCTGGCGTAAACTGGCGCAGTTGCCAGAGTTATTTGCTAAAAAACTGGAAACCCTGGGCACAGGTGAAGTGACCGAACCTTTCCGCAGTGGTGCGGGCTTTCACATCCTGAAAAATATCGAACAACGCGGCGGCGGTGCGCAACTGGTTGAGCAGACCAAGGCGCGCCATATTCTGGTAAAAACCTCAGAGATTATGGATGACAGCCAGGCTCGCGCAAAATTAGCCGCCTTGAAAAAGCGTATCGAAAACGGCGAAGACTTCGCCAAACTGGCGCGGGAAAATTCTGAAGATACCGGCTCAATGTTGAGCGGCGGCGACCTCGGCTGGTCGATGCCCGGTATGTTTGTTCCGGCGTTTGAAGAAACAATGAAAGAAACCGCCGTCGGTGAAATCAGCGAGCCATTCAAGAGCCAATACGGCTGGCATATTCTGCAAGTACAGGAACGACGCCAGGAAGATATGAGCGAACAAATGAAACGCAACCAGGCATCCAACCTGATTCGCTCACGCCGTTTTGATGAAGAGTTTCAATCCTGGCTGACCCAGATTCGCGAAGAGGCTTACGTCGAAATCAAGATTTAA